The DNA region CTGATGATTTATGGTGTATGGATAGAGGAATGGGACTTTTTGCCGGTCTTACAACTTTGCCTAAAACTGCCTGGTTTACTTCTTATTCTCATCGTGTAACACGCAAAATGAATAAATCATTTTTACAGGAAATGCATAAATTATGGAAACAAAAAGGATTATTATCCGATACTGTTAATTTAGATTTTACCACTATTCCTTATTGGGGAGATGACAGTCAATTTGAAAATAACTGGTCGGGAACAAGAGGCAAAGCACTCGCCGGGATGCTTGCGGTTATCGCTCAAGACCCGGAAACAGGAATTATAAATTATGGAGACGCCGGAATAAGACATAAAAATAAAAACAATGCGGTTCTGGAATTTTTAGATTTTTATCGTAATAAAATGGAGACAGATAAAACTGACAAATTAAGGTATTTAATTTTTGACAGCAAATTTACTATATACGAAAATTTAAGAAAGCTTGAAGATGCCGGTATAAAGTTTATTACGATTCAAAGGCGCGGCAAAAAAGTTGTGGATAAATTAAATTCATTGCCAAAGTTGTCATGGAAAAAAGTTAAAGTAATGTGTGCGAACGGCAAAGGAAGAATTTTAAAAGTTTATGAAGAAGAAATTTTTCTTGATAAATATGGGAAAAAAATCAGACGTATTGCAATAACCGGACATGGGAAAATAAAACCTGCACTAATTATCACGAATGACCTGGAAGAAAAGACAAAAGAAATAGTAAGAAAATATTGTCAAAGATGGATAGTAGAAAAGGGAATAAGCGAACAATTAGACTTTTATCATTTTAACAGAGTATCATCGTCAATGGTAATTAAAGTTGACTTTGATTTTACGATGAGTATTTTAGCACATAATTTGTATCGGTTGTCGGCACAAATGTTAGAAGGATTTTCACATCAGGCAGATGTAACTTTATATGAGAAGTTTTTTGAGAATAGCGGAATGATTGAAATAAATGAAAAAGAA from Bacteroidota bacterium includes:
- a CDS encoding transposase, with amino-acid sequence MKPETYFDSLENQTHKQYEALRSFFGEKLPADVCAKKFGYKLNAFYSLTKNFRDQMKNWDSGDVDPFFLLKRPGRKPKDKTGSMKDKILNLRKQYYSVPQIKTILDAQNICVSQRYISTITTHAGFARLPRRSKATRKEINTNAIEKLEAPKSKKISEKKDAFNSGNAGILVMLLLIRHFGIDKIIENSSFPETKSIDRAQSILSFLALKLSNIRRYVADDLWCMDRGMGLFAGLTTLPKTAWFTSYSHRVTRKMNKSFLQEMHKLWKQKGLLSDTVNLDFTTIPYWGDDSQFENNWSGTRGKALAGMLAVIAQDPETGIINYGDAGIRHKNKNNAVLEFLDFYRNKMETDKTDKLRYLIFDSKFTIYENLRKLEDAGIKFITIQRRGKKVVDKLNSLPKLSWKKVKVMCANGKGRILKVYEEEIFLDKYGKKIRRIAITGHGKIKPALIITNDLEEKTKEIVRKYCQRWIVEKGISEQLDFYHFNRVSSSMVIKVDFDFTMSILAHNLYRLSAQMLEGFSHQADVTLYEKFFENSGMIEINEKEIKVKLKKKRNLPLVLNMINEVSGKKNIPWLFNRQLSIEGATIS